The Achromobacter deleyi genome has a window encoding:
- a CDS encoding TOBE domain-containing protein, producing MLELDGSIWFRSGAQTWGGKNRIDLLAQIDATGSITAAARAAGMSYKGAWDAIDAMNNLAGEPLVLRAAGGKGGGGTQLTDRARRLIATFRALEAEHQKFMDNLTRAGLDASGDIDLMRRFMLKTSARNKFLGTVIEIRTGAVNDEVLLRIAGGHTVTATITRESTKELGLETGKEAIALVKASSVIVGAPGPGLRLSARNQLQGKISDVRPGAVNSEILIAMDGGATLVAIVTNESAADLNLGVGADAVAIFKASSVILGVLD from the coding sequence ATGCTGGAACTCGACGGCTCGATATGGTTTCGCTCCGGCGCCCAGACCTGGGGCGGAAAGAACCGCATAGACCTGCTTGCCCAGATCGACGCCACCGGCTCGATCACCGCGGCCGCGCGCGCCGCCGGGATGAGCTACAAGGGGGCCTGGGACGCCATCGACGCCATGAACAATCTGGCGGGCGAACCGCTGGTGCTGCGGGCGGCGGGCGGCAAGGGCGGCGGCGGCACGCAGCTGACCGACCGGGCGCGCCGCCTGATCGCGACGTTCCGGGCGCTTGAAGCCGAGCACCAGAAGTTCATGGACAACCTGACGCGCGCCGGGCTGGATGCCAGCGGCGACATCGACCTGATGAGGCGCTTCATGCTGAAGACCAGTGCACGCAACAAATTCCTGGGCACCGTCATCGAGATCCGCACGGGCGCGGTCAACGACGAAGTCCTGCTGCGCATCGCGGGCGGCCACACCGTCACGGCCACCATCACCCGGGAAAGCACGAAGGAACTGGGCCTGGAAACAGGCAAGGAAGCCATCGCGCTGGTGAAGGCGTCGTCCGTCATCGTCGGCGCGCCGGGGCCCGGCCTGCGGCTGTCCGCCCGCAATCAGCTGCAGGGCAAGATCAGCGATGTGCGTCCGGGCGCGGTCAACAGCGAAATCCTGATCGCGATGGACGGCGGCGCCACGCTCGTAGCCATCGTCACGAACGAAAGCGCGGCCGACCTGAACCTGGGAGTGGGCGCCGACGCCGTGGCCATCTTCAAGGCATCCAGCGTGATCCTGGGCGTGCTGGACTGA
- a CDS encoding DUF4136 domain-containing protein: MKAFKWLAAGSMMGLLAACATGPSVKSDYDHQADFAQYRTFGYMTPLGTDKAGYSSLLTERLKDATRGQMEMRGYAYSASNPDLLVNFSAKLQQKTQVTPAAPPMGPYYGYRTGFYGGWPGYGWGEDVYQYTEGTLNIDLVDARRRQLVWEGVAVGEVQNPEVAGSQQNVDKVVAEIFAKYPFRAGVAAPQLPDKSKP, encoded by the coding sequence ATGAAAGCGTTCAAATGGCTGGCGGCGGGTTCCATGATGGGGTTGTTGGCGGCCTGCGCGACCGGGCCCTCGGTAAAAAGCGATTACGACCATCAGGCCGATTTCGCGCAGTACCGGACCTTTGGCTACATGACTCCCCTGGGCACGGACAAGGCCGGATACAGCAGTCTGCTGACCGAACGGCTCAAGGACGCAACCCGCGGCCAGATGGAAATGCGCGGGTACGCATACAGCGCGTCCAATCCCGACCTGCTGGTCAACTTCAGCGCCAAGCTCCAGCAGAAGACCCAGGTCACCCCGGCCGCGCCGCCGATGGGGCCATACTATGGCTACCGCACGGGGTTCTACGGCGGCTGGCCCGGCTACGGCTGGGGCGAGGACGTCTATCAGTACACCGAGGGCACTCTCAACATCGACCTGGTCGACGCGCGCCGTCGGCAACTGGTATGGGAGGGGGTCGCCGTCGGAGAAGTCCAGAATCCCGAAGTTGCCGGATCCCAGCAAAACGTGGACAAGGTCGTCGCGGAGATATTCGCCAAGTATCCGTTCCGGGCCGGCGTGGCCGCGCCGCAACTGCCGGACAAGAGCAAACCCTAG
- a CDS encoding DUF3734 domain-containing protein has translation MTTRRKALTEDTGDTPPYDTVALVLQGGGALGSYQAGVYQGLHEAGIRPNWISGISIGSINAAIIAGSREDERIDRLRGFWESICRPAGFASVPWGDTLAGLFEGIPFGFGSPAMNGQVSAFQALFSGQPGFFKPRFPPPYMVQGRGAASTSFYDTTPLAATLRKFVDFDLLNSGAVRASFGVVNVRTGNFAYFDSLKDTLGPEHIMASGALPPGFPSVEIDGEHYWDGGVVSNTPLAQVLTTDNMRDTLAFQVDLWPARGGLPTSLEEVAERQKDIQYSSRTRLVTDQLRRVLKLRHGLQRLLERLPEAERNAPEFADIRKLSHTPATNIINLIYESKHLERYSKDYEFGTEAMREHWESGLADIRHTLEKPGILSRPTQDSCFVTHDIHRNGTKHS, from the coding sequence ATGACCACTCGCCGCAAGGCCCTGACCGAAGACACCGGCGATACGCCGCCCTATGACACCGTCGCCCTTGTGCTGCAGGGCGGCGGGGCGCTGGGGTCATACCAGGCCGGGGTCTACCAGGGCTTGCACGAGGCCGGCATCCGGCCCAACTGGATATCGGGCATTTCCATCGGGTCCATCAATGCGGCCATCATCGCCGGCTCCCGCGAGGATGAACGCATCGACCGCCTGCGCGGTTTCTGGGAGAGCATCTGCCGTCCGGCCGGCTTTGCCTCCGTGCCCTGGGGCGACACGCTGGCCGGGCTGTTCGAAGGCATCCCGTTCGGCTTCGGCTCTCCGGCCATGAACGGGCAGGTCTCGGCTTTCCAGGCCCTGTTCTCCGGCCAGCCCGGCTTTTTCAAGCCGCGCTTCCCGCCGCCGTACATGGTCCAGGGACGCGGGGCGGCTTCCACCAGCTTTTACGACACCACCCCGCTTGCCGCGACCTTGCGCAAGTTCGTGGATTTCGACCTGCTCAACAGCGGCGCGGTGCGGGCCAGCTTTGGCGTCGTGAACGTGCGCACCGGTAACTTCGCTTATTTCGACAGCCTGAAAGACACGCTCGGGCCGGAGCACATCATGGCCTCGGGCGCCTTGCCGCCCGGATTTCCGTCGGTGGAGATCGACGGCGAACACTATTGGGACGGCGGCGTGGTTTCCAACACCCCGCTGGCTCAGGTGCTGACCACCGACAACATGCGCGACACGCTGGCCTTCCAGGTGGACCTGTGGCCCGCCCGGGGCGGCCTGCCCACGTCGCTGGAAGAAGTGGCCGAGCGGCAGAAGGACATCCAGTATTCCAGCCGGACCCGCCTGGTGACGGACCAGTTGCGGCGCGTGCTGAAACTGCGGCACGGGCTGCAGCGCCTGCTGGAGCGGCTGCCCGAAGCCGAGCGCAACGCGCCCGAATTCGCGGATATCCGGAAGCTGTCGCACACGCCGGCCACCAATATCATCAACCTCATCTACGAATCCAAGCACCTGGAGCGCTATTCCAAGGACTACGAGTTCGGCACCGAGGCCATGCGTGAGCACTGGGAGTCGGGTCTGGCGGATATCCGCCATACCCTGGAAAAGCCGGGCATCCTGTCCCGTCCCACGCAGGACAGCTGCTTTGTCACGCACGATATCCACCGCAACGGCACCAAGCACTCCTGA
- a CDS encoding winged helix-turn-helix domain-containing protein gives MNAPHLPAPAAPAPPPRRRIEAPAPWPATAASDPVDGWWSLLYRGWTLQMPSGARLDLTEIERACFVCMLKNPLRELLRDEIKAMRSGTDMRTLNVAICRLRGKVRRAGARLPLHTVHGVGYTFLGNLRELSSV, from the coding sequence ATGAACGCTCCTCATCTTCCTGCCCCGGCGGCGCCCGCGCCGCCGCCACGCCGCCGCATCGAGGCCCCGGCCCCCTGGCCGGCAACGGCGGCATCGGACCCTGTCGACGGCTGGTGGAGCCTGCTCTACCGGGGCTGGACCCTGCAGATGCCCAGCGGTGCGCGCCTCGACCTGACCGAGATCGAGCGCGCCTGCTTTGTCTGCATGTTGAAGAACCCCCTCCGGGAGCTGCTGCGCGACGAAATCAAGGCCATGCGCAGCGGGACGGATATGCGCACGTTGAATGTGGCCATCTGCCGGCTGCGCGGCAAGGTCCGCCGGGCGGGGGCGCGTCTGCCGCTGCATACCGTGCATGGCGTAGGCTATACATTTCTGGGCAATCTCAGGGAGCTTTCCAGCGTCTGA
- a CDS encoding efflux RND transporter periplasmic adaptor subunit codes for MRFSPKRISGLAVSGGVLALILAGCGERPQMNPGMPQVSVITVQPQRTPIVSELPGRVDAVRDAQIRSRVTGIVQRITFEQGGDVKENQLLFKIDPAPYKAAFDQATAQLKQAQANLFSAKLLADRYAPLVKANAVSKQEYDNAVASYRQADAAVAAAKAAQDNAAINLGYTDVTSPITGRIGKPLVTEGALVESTSATQMATVQQLDPIYVDFTQSTADLAALRRAFASGRLQQVGKDAARATVVLEDGSEYEHPGKLLFTGITVDPTTGQVNLRAEVPNPDGILLPGMYVRVRLEQGVDESALVVPQQALQRTADGTQSLMLVRDNKIEQLSVTTGGAVKNNWLITSGLKAGDVVVVEGFQKIRPGAPVQVSEWNRNGKPAQGAQPAAQPGAKPAESAPQPGAKPAEPAPQDKAAGQKS; via the coding sequence ATGCGGTTTTCGCCTAAACGTATTTCGGGTCTGGCAGTTTCCGGTGGCGTCCTCGCGCTGATATTGGCGGGTTGCGGTGAAAGACCGCAGATGAATCCTGGCATGCCCCAGGTCAGCGTCATCACCGTGCAACCGCAACGCACCCCCATTGTTTCCGAGTTGCCTGGCCGCGTGGACGCCGTGCGCGATGCCCAGATCCGCTCGCGGGTCACCGGCATCGTCCAGCGCATCACTTTCGAGCAGGGCGGCGACGTCAAGGAAAACCAGCTGCTGTTCAAGATCGACCCGGCGCCCTACAAGGCTGCCTTCGATCAGGCCACGGCACAGCTCAAGCAGGCGCAGGCCAATCTGTTCAGCGCCAAGCTGCTGGCCGACCGCTACGCGCCGCTGGTCAAGGCCAACGCCGTCAGCAAGCAGGAATATGACAACGCGGTGGCGTCGTATCGCCAGGCCGATGCGGCCGTCGCGGCCGCCAAGGCCGCCCAGGACAACGCCGCCATCAACCTCGGCTACACCGATGTCACCTCGCCCATCACCGGGCGCATCGGCAAGCCCCTGGTCACCGAGGGCGCGCTGGTCGAGTCCACCTCCGCCACGCAGATGGCCACGGTGCAGCAGCTGGATCCCATCTACGTGGACTTCACCCAGTCCACCGCGGACCTGGCTGCGCTGCGCCGCGCCTTCGCCAGCGGCAGGCTGCAGCAAGTGGGCAAGGACGCCGCGCGCGCCACCGTGGTGCTGGAGGACGGCTCGGAGTACGAGCATCCCGGCAAGCTGCTGTTCACCGGCATCACCGTGGATCCGACCACGGGCCAGGTGAACCTGCGCGCCGAGGTCCCCAACCCCGACGGCATCCTGCTGCCCGGCATGTATGTCCGGGTCCGCCTGGAGCAGGGCGTGGACGAGAGCGCGCTGGTGGTGCCGCAGCAGGCGCTGCAGCGCACGGCCGACGGCACGCAAAGCCTGATGCTGGTGCGGGACAACAAGATCGAGCAGTTGTCCGTCACCACGGGCGGGGCCGTCAAGAACAATTGGCTGATCACCAGCGGCTTGAAGGCTGGCGACGTCGTCGTGGTGGAAGGATTCCAGAAGATCCGTCCGGGCGCGCCGGTGCAGGTCAGCGAATGGAACCGGAACGGCAAGCCCGCGCAAGGCGCCCAGCCTGCGGCGCAACCCGGCGCCAAGCCGGCCGAATCCGCCCCGCAGCCCGGCGCCAAGCCGGCCGAGCCGGCCCCGCAAGACAAGGCCGCAGGCCAGAAATCGTAA